Proteins found in one Nerophis ophidion isolate RoL-2023_Sa linkage group LG21, RoL_Noph_v1.0, whole genome shotgun sequence genomic segment:
- the mc2r gene encoding adrenocorticotropic hormone receptor encodes MNTTANTSDCPELSVPVPIFFIIGVVGLMENLLVVAAVVYNRNLHSPMYCFMCSLAGFNTVASLTKSCENVLLVFADEGQLKKDGFSETKLDDVIDSLLCMSFVGSIFSFLAIAADRYISIFHALRYHNIMTMRRTAGVLGVIWTTCGVSAMFMVRFFDSKFIMICLVAFFVLSFAAICFLYVYMFMLARVHARKMAALTSRAGHGCQGRRRGGSMRGALTLTILFGAFVVCWAPFFLHLLIMTACPTDPYCECYRSFFQLHVVLLMSHALIDPAIYAFRSTELRHTFKKMLLCSEGIAPLFQC; translated from the exons ATGAACACAACGGCGAACACGTCGGACTGCCCGGAGTTAAGCGTGCCCGTCCCAATCTTCTTCATCATCGGGGTCGTCGGTCTGATGGAGAACCTCTTGGTTGTGGCGGCTGTCGTATACAACAGGAACCTCCACTCGCCCATGTACTGCTTCATGTGCAGCCTAGCGGGCTTCAACACCGTCGCCAGCCTCACTAAAAGCTGCGAGAACGTGCTGCTTGTGTTTGCAGACGAGGGCCAACTGAAGAAGGACGGTTTCTCTGAGACCAAGCTCGACGACGTGATAGACTCGCTGCTCTGTATGTCCTTTGTGGGTTCAATCTTCAGCTTCCTGGCCATCGCTGCGGACCG GTACATCTCCATATTCCACGCGCTCAGATACCACAACATCATGACGATGCGGCGGACAGCGGGCGTTCTCGGCGTCATCTGGACAACATGCGGGGTGTCGGCCATGTTCATGGTGAGGTTCTTTGACTCCAAGTTCATCATGATCTGCTTGGTTGCCTTCTTCGTGCTCTCCTTCGCCGCCATCTGCTTCCTCTACGTCTACATGTTCATGCTGGCGCGCGTCCACGCCAGGAAGATGGCCGCGCTGACCTCCCGCGCTGGCCACGGGTGCCAGGGGAGGCGGCGGGGCGGGAGCATGAGAGGCGCCCTCACGCTGACCATCCTGTTTGGGGCCTTTGTGGTGTGCTGGGCACCTTTCTTCCTCCACTTGCTCATCATGACGGCGTGCCCCACAGACCCGTACTGCGAGTGCTACAGATCCTTCTTCCAGCTCCACGTCGTGCTGCTTATGAGCCACGCTCTCATCGACCCTGCCATCTACGCCTTTCGCAGCACCGAGCTGCGGCACACCTTCAAGAAGATGCTCCTTTGCTCGGAAGGGATCGCGCCTTTATTTCAATGCTGA